Below is a window of Myxococcus guangdongensis DNA.
TGGGTCTACGTCTGCGTCTTCCTGCACATCCTCGTGCTGACCTACGGCGGCTACTACACCTACGCGCTCACGCCCCTGGGCAACTGGGTCCGCGACGCGCTGGAGCTGTCCCGCAATCCCTACGACCGGCTGGGGCACTTCGTGCAGGGCTTCTTCCCCGCGTTCATCATCCGCGAGGTGCTGCTGCGCTCCACGCCACTGCGGCGCGGAGGGTGGCTCAACTTCCTCACCGGCTCGGTGGCGCTGGCCATCAGCGCCTTCTACGAGCTGCTCGAGTGGTGGGCCGCGCTCGCGCTGGACCCGGCCGGCGGCGACGCGTTCCTCGGCACCCAGGGCGACATCTGGGATGCGCAGTGGGACATGTTCCTCGCCCTCTGCGGCGCCGTGCTGGCCATGCTCCTCTTCGGCCGCGCCCACCTGAAGAGCGTGGAGCGCCTGGTGACCCGCGCCCGAATCACATCCACTTGAGCGAGTAGCGCTGCATCCCCAATCGGGGCGTCGTCTTCGCCTCGGTGACAATCTTCCCGAAACCCATCAGGAAGCCCCGGAACGTCCCCAGGAGCAGCGGGGCCGGCAGGCGCGAGCCACTCTCCAGCTCCGCCGCCAGCGGCATGAAGGCCACCGTGCGCGCGCTGTCCGTCGAGGGCAGCCCCTTCACCAGCGAGCGCAGCACCGAGTCGAAGTCGCCGAACACCTTCTCCACCGAGTCGAAGCCCTTGGCCCGCGCCAACGGTAACGTGCGCATCCCCGAGCGCTGCGCGATGGCCTCCACCGCCCGGTCTCCCAGCGACTTGTGCAGCTCGCGCATGATGTGCACGTAGTCCTCCCACGCGTACCACGTGTCATCGCGCATGCCGTTGATGGTGCGCTGATGCGTGGGAAACCGCGACGCCGCCGCGGTCATCGAGCCGAGGATGGCCTTGAACCAGGCGCCCTGGATTTCGCCGGACATGGAGTGCTCCCCCTGATGTGGAGACACTCCACTTCCACGCCGCGCCCGGAGCCAGCCTCCGGCCTCCGCCTGCGTGCACGGCCCGACGCTCACGCGGCGCATCCGTCACCCGGTGGATGCTCCGCGCGTGCGCCGGATGACAGCCGCCCTCACACCGGCAGCCGCACCTGCACCCGCGTGTGTCCTGGCGCGGAGAGCACGCGCACGTCCCCGCCATGTCGCTCGATGATGCGCCGGCTGATGTCCAGGCCCAGCCCCGCCGCGTTCGGCTTCGTGCTGAAGAAGGGCTCGAAGATGCGCGGCATCAAGTCCCGCGGAATGCCGGGCCCGTCGTCCGCCACCTC
It encodes the following:
- a CDS encoding DUF2238 domain-containing protein, which codes for MQPAVPLDSPAVDSVAPFYPPVRGARAEARTPLLLAAVLAPILVATFFLSPAGKLNWLLEVGPGLVGMGVLAATFRRFPMSRWVYVCVFLHILVLTYGGYYTYALTPLGNWVRDALELSRNPYDRLGHFVQGFFPAFIIREVLLRSTPLRRGGWLNFLTGSVALAISAFYELLEWWAALALDPAGGDAFLGTQGDIWDAQWDMFLALCGAVLAMLLFGRAHLKSVERLVTRARITST